A genome region from Hippopotamus amphibius kiboko isolate mHipAmp2 chromosome 1, mHipAmp2.hap2, whole genome shotgun sequence includes the following:
- the LOC130860467 gene encoding LOW QUALITY PROTEIN: N-terminal kinase-like protein (The sequence of the model RefSeq protein was modified relative to this genomic sequence to represent the inferred CDS: deleted 1 base in 1 codon; substituted 3 bases at 3 genomic stop codons): protein MWFFAQDPVRDFPFELSPEPPEGGPPGPWVLHRGRKKATGSPVSIFVYDVKPGMEEQTQVAKAAFKHLKTLRHPNILAYIDGLETDKCLHVVTEAVTPLGAYLKARVEAGGLKELELSWGLHQIVKALSFLVNDCSLIHNNVCMAAVFVDRAGEWKLGGVDYMYSAQGNGGGPPCKGIPELEQYDPLELADGSSRAVREKWLADMWRLGCLIWEVFNGPLPRADALRNPGKIPKSLVPHYCELVGANPKVRPNPARFLQNCQAPGGFMNNRFVETNLFLEEIQIKEPAEKQKFFQELSKSLDSFPEDFCWHKVLPQLLTAFEFGNAGAVVLTPLFEVGKFLSAEEYQQKIIPVVVKMFSSTDRAMRIRLLQQMEQFIQYLDEPTVNTQIFPHVVHGFLDTNPAIREQTVKSMLLLAPKLNETNLNVELIKHFVRLQAKDEQGPIRCNTTICLGKIGSYLSASTRHRVLTSAFSRATKDPFAPSGVAGVLGFHATHNLYSMNNSTHKILPVLYGLTVDPEKSVRDQAFKAIXSFLSKLESVSEDPTQLAEVEKDVHAASSPGMGGAAASWAGWAMTGVSSLTSKLIRAHPMAALAETNVPQRPVPEGLPAPAPTPAAATPATSGHWETQEESKDTEEDSSAADRWDDXDWGSLEQEAESVLAQQDDWSTGGQASRAGQTSNPGHKSQESDWSTWEAEASXEQGWQEPSPPELPPEGTRLASEYNWGGPEPTEKGDPFAALSVRREAGTQPRWDSWGDDNWEGLETESRQAKAELARKKCEERRREMEAKRAEKKAAKGPMKLGTRKLD from the exons ATGTGGTTCTTTGCCCAGGACCCGGTCCGGGATTTCCCGTTCGAGCTCAGCCCGGAACCCCCCGAGGGTGGCCCGCCCGGGCCCTGGGTCCTACACCGTGGCCGCAAGAAGGCCACAGGTAGCCCGGTGTCCATCTTTGTGTATGACGTGAAGCCCGGCATGGAAGAGCAGACCCAGGTAGCCAAAGCTGCCTTCAAGCACCTCAAAACCCTACGGCACCCCAACATCCTGGCCTACATTGATGGACTGGAGACAGACAAATGCCTCCACGTAGTGACAGAGGCTGTGACCCCACTGGGAGCGTACCTCAAGGCACGAGTGGAGGCTGGTGGCCTGAAGGAGCTGGAGCTCTCCTGGGGGCTACACCAAATTGTGAAAGCCCTCAGTTTCCTGGTCAATGACTGCAGCCTCATCCACAACAATGTCTGCATGGCCGCTGTGTTCGTGGACCGCGCTGGCGAGTGGAAGCTTGGGGGCGTGGACTACATGTATTCAGCCCAGGGCAATGGTGGGGGACCTCCCTGCAAGGGGATCCCTGAGCTTGAGCAGTACGACCCCCTGGAGTTGGCCGATGGCAGTAGCAGAGCAGTCAGGGAGAAGTGGTTAGCCGACATGTGGCGCTTGGGCTGCCTCATCTGGGAAGTCTTCAATGGGCCCCTACCTCGTGCGGATGCCCTGCGAAACCCTGGGAAGATCCCTAAATCACTGGTGCCCCATTACTGTGAGCTGGTTGGAGCCAACCCCAAGGTGCGTCCCAACCCAGCCCGCTTCCTGCAGAACTGCCAGGCACCTGGTGGC TTCATGAACAACCGCTTTGTGGAGACCAATCTCTTCTTGGAAGAGATTCAGATCAAAGAGCCAGCTGAGAAGCAAAAGTTCTTCCAAGAGCTGAGCAAAAGCCTAGACTCGTTCCCTGAGGATTTCTGCTGGCACAAGGTGCTACCCCAGCTGCTGACTGCCTTCGAGTTTGGCAACGCCGGGGCTGTTGTCCTCACTCCCCTATTCGAGGTGGGTAAGTTCCTCAGCGCTGAGGAGTATCAGCAGAAGATCATCCCTGTCGTGGTCAAGATGTTCTCGTCAACCGACCGGGCCATGCGTATCCGCCTCCTACAGCAGATGGAGCAGTTCATCCAGTACCTTGATGAGCCAACAGTCAACACTCAGATCTTTCCCCATGTCGTGCATGGCTTCCTGGACACCAACCCTGCCATCCGGGAGCAGACAGTCAAGTCCATGCTGCTCCTGGCCCCAAAGCTGAATGAGACCAACCTCAACGTGGAGCTGATCAAGCACTTTGTGCGGCTGCAGGCCAAGGATGAACAGGGCCCCATCCGCTGCAACACCACCATCTGCCTGGGCAAAATTGGCTCCTACCTCAGTGCCAGCACCAGACACAGGGTCCTCACCTCCGCCTTTAGCCGGGCCACTAAGGACCCATTTGCACCATCCGGGGTCGCGGGTGTTTTGGGTTTCCACGCCACCCACAACCTCTACTCGATGAACAATTCCACCCACAAGATCCTGCCTGTGCTCTACGGCCTCACTGTGGATCCTGAGAAATCCGTGCGGGACCAGGCCTTCAAGGCCATTTGAAGCTTCCTGTCCAAACTGGAGTCTGTGTCAGAGGACCCCACTCAGctggccgaagtggagaaggatGTCCATGCAGCCTCCAGCCCTGGAATGGGAGGAGCCGCAGCCAGCTGGGCAGGCTGGGCCATGACAGGGGTCTCCTCACTCACCTCTAAGCTGATCCGTGCGCACCCCATGGCTGCCCTAGCTGAGACCAACGTCCCCCAGAGACCTGTGCCTGAGGgacttcctgccccagcccccacccctgccgctGCCACACCTGCGACCTCAGGCCACTGGGAGACACAAGAGGAGAGCAAGGATACAGAAGAGGACAGCAGTGCTGCCGACAGATGGGATGACTAAGACTGGGGCAGCTTGGAGCAGGAGGCCGAATCTGTGTTGGCCCAACAGGACGACTGGAGTACTGGGGGCCAAGCCAGCCGGGCTGGGCAGACCAGCAACCCTGGCCACAAATCCCAGGAGTCAGACTGGAGCACTTGGGAGGCTGAGGCCTCATAGGAGCAGGGCTGGCAGGAGCCAAGCCCCCCAGAGTTGCCCCCTGAAGGCACACGGCTGGCCAGTGAGTATAACTGGGGTGGACCAGAGCCTACTGAAAAAGGCGACCCCTTTGCTGCCCTATCAGTGCGTCGGGAGGCTGGTACCCAGCCAAGGTGGGACTCGTGGGGTGATGACAACTGGGAGGGCCTGGAGACAGAGAGCCGACAGGCGAAAGCGGAGCTAGCTCGGAAAAAGTGCGAGGAGCGTAGGCGGGAGATGGAGGCGAAACGTGCGGAGAAAAAGGCCGCCAAGGGCCCCATGAAGCTGGGAACCCGGAAGCTGGACTGA